The Branchiostoma lanceolatum isolate klBraLanc5 chromosome 3, klBraLanc5.hap2, whole genome shotgun sequence DNA segment TAAGACTGTAGTGTAAGATCAACGTAATACAGGGCTACATATTGTTCTTGTATTtctgctatgttgatttgaatgaataaagattgaAAGATTAAAGATTGTTGTACATTTGGACCGGACTTTTCTTACTTAAGTTGCGATTTCTCTAAGTGAGATTTCTGTCCACGAGAAACAGCCTTGGGCACGGCTTATAGAGACATTAACGCCCGGACCCCAGCGGTACTTTCCAGTGTCAACAGCCGCTAAGGTGTGTACTTCTGCCGAGGCTTAACTAGGCTCTACTAGACATAACAGACCTCCCACCAGCACAGACCTGTAACGGTCCGATAGAGATTGACGGTCAAGTACTTCGGCGGGAATCCCTTTGCTTAAACACACTGTATATCAGCGGTTATCGGTTGTCTTGTATCCGGTGAAAAAGCTCAAAAGGCAAGACTGAATTAAAGCCCTTTTCATTTAGCTATatatataaagtacatgtatgtagttctATTCCAGGTACAGATGGGGGTCCCCTTATTGACATACTGTGCCTAATGGCTTGTCTTGTAAGATAtagtaaatctccaagcagatgtcgggttCGGCCCAGTGTTTCCGTGGCGTTTGGTATGTCTTTCCAGTGGTCTGTGTTCTGTTGACCTTTAACCTCCTTATAGGACTACAAAAAATTACCTACAAAAACGTCGCAAAAATACGCGTAAAAAACAGAGCCaccccctacatctgcttggggattaagATATCGTGCTGTCGTACACATGTAAGataattctgttgttttgacggaaaacgccccctccccctaagccttacttacttacttagaaTATTCTAAAGCAAGGAAGTTTTCGTACGCACGGGTCACTTAGAGACCGGAGATTTGAACACTCGGTAAATAACACAGTGTTGTCTGTCCTGCCCCAGTTAAGAAGGAATTGTCCATCTAACGACCACCGTCCGTGGCCACTCATTCCGTTCCACGGCTATGTAGTTCTAACTCAGCCATAAAATCCACTGTCTCGTCATCCCCAAAGCAACGGTAATTCTGCGCATTACGAGTCCTGATCTCATAAGTCGAGCGCGCTCTTCTCCAGGCTTACAGGATAGTAAGGATGTGTGTACTCTGTTTTTATGGTCCATTAGGTAGTAAATCGTTGGATTTATGTTGAGCCGTTTCCGTGGTTTGCCTCCTCCCCGGATCTCTAGTGAACAGTCCCTTCATTTTGCAGAAATTaggaaagaattttgggtcCTTTTTTTGTGAGTGACAATTCTTTGAAAAACTTCGGAATCCCCATTCGCATTCTTTAGAATTTTGGAATGTGATATGTCAatctttattcatatatatacaaaaaCGTTTTCAGCTAGAATAGAACTTGCGTTTGCATTGATTGTGCATATACGTTAGATTCGTGAAAGTAAAATAGTATTAATCTAATATCTGATTATATGAAAAAGTTTTATGTTAGTTGAACCTTATTTAGTTGTGTCTACGTCTATGATCTGGTGCCTACAGTAAGCTGTCTGTAAGATACACCGACAGCGGACAATCAACTTCACCAAGACCTCTTCGAACGTCAATCAGGCATATTGCGTTTCTTTAGGTTTATATTAGTGCTCAACACATTCCCCTGTACTTTAAAGGCAGAAAGAATGTCTATTTGCCACTAAGGCACACATAAACTTTCTAGactttatttattttcatacTCTTTGTATATCCCAGAATGATGATTATACCGTAAGTCTAAGCAGAGAAATATTGACAGCGACTCCACTAATAATGATATGCGATACCTGAGTACAGAATATCCATTTCGAAGTGGACCACTGACCCAAAACAGTGAAGCAAAAGTATATAAGAAACATGCTGTTCAAAGTAGAATAGCaacttttatcacattttcataGTCGGATAACAGTACTTGTAAAGTGTGAAAATATATATGCTACCCACTTTCTGGTGTTTGTACGTATTTTCACATTAGCTCCTTTCTAATGTTtgtcattgaattttatttttagCCTGGTCTTTTATTATGCACATGTGTATTCACATGCGTACGGAATCGATGTACATAAGATGAACTTTGTTGTTATttatattgttattgttgttgttgaataaACATGACGCCGCAACTTCTGCATGATTAGAAGCGTTGGTCTGTGAGCGTGAACGCACAGCGCCTCCCCTGGCCAGCGGCGTAACGTAACACCATAACGTCCGGTTGGACAAACGACTGACCCATGTGTCCCACTTCAGATGACCGCTGGCCGCTCCAAGGTGGTCTTCATACCAGACTGACCACCGCTCGCCTGGcgacaagaaaagaaaaagaaagaagaatagACATCTATACCCCATCGCTTGACCGCTACACAGGATAGACTGACCACTCCACAAACCACCGTACCAAAACAAGGACACGCCGCTTATCAAGAGAGAAATAAAACTCTTCACCTAGTTTGCCTATTTCATATTTCTATATGGAAGGTGTCCTACTTGTTCGAGCTATTACGCTATCCAACGCTGACCCACAAGTATCGTGTTTTCCCACATCTGTCATCAGGTGTAGAACTGTCTACCGGACGTGTAAAAAAAAGAGTATTGATGACCAAAGCACTTAAATGGAAGTTTTGTGAGATCAAAGTTAGAGGACTCCAGTAGGACGTGTCTCGCTCAGACAGCCACAGGAAGTATTGGGCACAAGTGATTGTGTATGAAGACTTCGCTCTGAAACGTAAGATGTTTTCTTGCTTCAAGTGTTCTTCCGTATGTAGTCAGGCAAAGGTTTTTTTTAAGGCGTGTCTTTCCTTTGTAAGCTTTTCTTTTTCTAGAGCACTTTGAACAATGCACGTGTGGCTTTTAGATAAACTTACATACGGACGGACATGATCATGCAATCCGAGCACATCTCCAGGCCTGCCGCCAGACGACAACATGGAGACTCGCTCATTTTTTGTTCATTCAAAGTGGAAAATTCATCTCTGAAAAGTACATGAGttattaacccttaattgaggAACTTTTGTTGTAAACAGAAACATCATGAACGTGGTTGGGTTCCGTAGCAACAGTGATTCcttattttgtcacattttgaaTTTATCCCTCCTTTTCGGTCAACGACTTTTAGCTGTCAAAATCTGTTGCCAAAATCTGTGAAGAAAAAGTTACAGTAAGTTGAAAAAGAAAGCAACGAAGACTTGGATCCACAGCTCTGATACAAATTCTGAACCTTGTAGAAAAAGGATTCCTCGGAGTAAGGAAAAAATGGGAAAGTCTGCAATTGCAGAATCCAACCTCCCCCGAAAAAAGACTCATGTCCTTGTTTTCTTACAAATCCATAGTTTGCCATGTATTACTACAAGCTCCTTATGCAACGAAAGTTCGTCTTTACGTgttgtttccttttcctttattttcttgtgTTTGACGTACATATTCTACTATTTCAGCAACGTAAATGGTTTTAAATCAACAGTTCTTTTCGTGTGTGCCCCTCCACAATTGATAATGTATCAGTCTGATCTATCTAATGATTTGTCTATATACGAGAAAGCACCCGATTCTCGAGGATATGATTTACGTTTCTGATAACAGATCGAAAGTTGCCAATCTTTTGACCTGTTTCTGTCGACGTCGGTTTTGTATTTTTGCTATTAACAAAAGCAGCAAAAATCTGGGCTAGAATTGGGGACGATGTTACAGGTAAGTCAGTTACAAAGCCTTCCACACTTCCCCACACATGTAACAGCTTTTCACGCGCTTTCTTCCCATCGAACTTTCCTCATATGATACTGCTGCAAGTTTTCAATTGACGACAGTTCACAAAATGTACCATGCACTTACTAGCATCAAAGTTGTCAGTAACGAGATCAACTTATCGGCCAATCATAGTGTAAGGTAGGACCATCTTCTATAGATACATGGTAATGGTACTGACGTGTTATGTTACCTTGCGAATGTTTGGACCATcgtcaacaaaacaaattttggtAGACTTTCAGCTacaatgatatgtaaatgaagctttcttttgttcttttacttcattATGGTTTTACAAAATGATGTATAAAGTTGCTCTAAACGATTTACGTCCATTCAATTAGACAGTAAAAATTAACATACTGTTTCCGAGGAGCTTTCACCCCCCCTGCAATGCACATATAGTGGTACATTACGTTGTTATCCAAAATCTTTACCGTTAACTATGACGTCATCGTTACAACTCGTCGCTCTTTCCATAAAGTATATTTGGCTGCAGAATTTGAGAAATCTCAGCACAATCGCATCCGATCCTAGCTGGATATCAATTTAACGGCGATCGTATCTCTTCCTCACATCAAATACGCTAAGTATAGAGCCAATATTTGACATCAATTATTCTCATTTAGACCATGTCGACAATCCGTTACTAATCCTAAGATACCACCAAATAAAGTAAGTGGTGCTCTTATCATTAAACACGGGGGGTTCTAGATTACTATCAAACAAATTAAATCTGCAGTCCTCCACAAAATTCAAGATCTTTGATTTAACACTCCACTTGTCCCTTCCGGCTTCCCTGGTCCCAGTATTGTAATCAAAAACTAGTTAAGTGCAATGGATCTACGTTTTGTTATTTCTAACAGTCTGACCGTGTCTGCCAAGCCCCTTGTCACAAGAATTAAGTGCAAAGTtgggaaagaaaacaactccTTTTTAGCCCACGCCTACCCCCTTGATCGATTCTAATTACGAAGAGAGTATTGTAGAGCCCCGTATTTTAACCTCTTGAACAACAATGTGTGGGTAGCACGGGGCTTTCCGCTGTGTAAACTACATGACAATCCTAACAAGGCCCCCAAAGCCCCCCTACAACCTTGTCGACAGGTGCGGGAATGGGTAGGCGGGACTTCTAGACGCAACCCTCTCAACCCCTGACCCTCCCGGCGACCTTTTAGACAATCTTGCGGCCGCACAAAACTTTTAAACGGCATTCAACCGCAGGAGCGCTGCTGAGTTGTGTTTGTCTGTACGGTTGTGTCCTGTCTCTGCCCGACCTGAACCGTTTGTATCGATGTCTGGACCATGGACAGGCGGTAATCCTCGGCGTATTTACGCCATGCTGCAAGCCATTCTTCCCTGTAAATTTACCGTGAGGGCACTTTGAAACGGCAAATAAAGCAATCGCTATCTTTTCCGATCTTCTTCCCACAACCATCCCTTTCCCTCTCACGCCACATACCTTCACAGACCCGTCACGCCAAATATACGACTAGTTTCTGTCaagtttttccttttttttcctttttctacgCAGACTTTTTGGTCAGAGACGGAGTGACGCAACAAAAGGCGCGCTAAAAGTCGTCTGCGTAGCTGTCAGTCATGTGTTTGTGCTATGCGAAAGATGCAGGAAGGGGACGAGACGTTCCCTTTTCTTCCTTCACAACACTTGAGTCATAACGTTTTCTCACACAATGCAAAGTttcagtgtgtgtgtacagCGTCTTTCGTCAAATTTCACAAGGGAAAAAACACAACTGTCAAGCGATGACGGATATCTAATACGTGAAGTGTTATTTTTTTCGTACGTCCGGTTCCTATGTCCTGCCCACTCACAGGAAAACCATTCTCGTGTGTATAAAGATGGTTAGTTTGGAAGTTATTATCAGTTGAGAAAATCCCCTGAGTACTTTACAGAAGAGCGCGGGTGGGAGCTCACGGTAGCGCCGGGTTCGGTTCACCCACGACAACTTTAAACAACCTTATCTCCCCTCCATCGAAATAACTGCTGCTAAGGTAAACGACATTAAACCGAATATCCCGCCCCAGAAAGCCCGCAAATGCATTTTTGATCTGACGTTGTCTGGTTCCGCTTGTCCGCTGGAGACCACGGCTCAAAACATTTTGGTTTCGAATTGCTTTTAAGTCCCGGAGTGGTCCGTTTTATCTGATGGTGGGACTCCAGCTTGGGATATCGAATAAGCGCGCTCCAGACGACCCTACCTGAGTTGTGTGCCGGTCCGACGCCAGTCCCCTTCTCCCTGtccctcctccccctccccaaaacCGTCTCACCAACACCACTCAGACGCCAGGACTACTTTCCACTTGGCGGATAAGAGCCCCAGGTCTGAGCAGGAAGAACGTGCGAGGTTCTTTGGATTACCAAACAGGCGAGGCGACAATTGGACGATAATGAAGTCCTCTACAGCCCACTCTACAGCCCTATTGACTACGAGGGGATTTGCACAAGCTGATGTTCATCAGTGTACTTAAACAATATTAATCCGTGTCTTCACTCTATCAGCTTattgcagagagagagagacaagtGCGTGTGGGTGTGGGAAGATCGTCCCGGTGGGTGATATACAGTGGGGTTGGACGGACAGGATCGGGCTATCTGGCCGGGTGGAAGTGACAAGAACAAGGCTGCCTTTTAGCGGTGATTTACGATGTGGAACTCTGTGGACACTCCGCAGGTCTACCGTAAGTATACATTTTAAACCGAAATGTTTGGACTCATTCTCGGGACAGGGggttttctttgtttaaatCTCAAGGAGATTATGGATATAGAATTATGCCTGGGTTGTCACTAAGTGTAGAGTTCTTGGCATGCTTGGTGTTGAGTAAGGATCGGAATTTTGGGTCTGTGACAGGAGTGGAGGGTGTCTGCGACTCTATGGCGACCCAAACACCATTTACTTAAGCAAATGGAGAGATCATATAAGCTAAACAACACTGACAGTTAGTGGTGCCGGCTAAGAGCATGATACTTGTAGTAATAGCTTGAGAGTTGGGTTCTGTCAACACGAATTCCCCGGggtggcgtcgaccaatcacagCCCACGATGGTGAGTGAATCTGGGGAGGGTAGCGACTATTTAGCGGCCGGACCCCCCAATCTTAGGCGATCGTATTTCTCAAGCTGGCGCTGTGTGTGTCACGCCCAGTGCTGAGCAAAACCCGTCCCGGCTCTCCGTTCGAAGCGACTCAGCTGTTAGTCTGTCATTCCCAAACACCAGGCTCCCGTGACACGACCCGAGACAACAGCGACGCGCACGCGGGCCTGGCGCCACCACGGACAAGCCACCCAGAACAACAAGGCCGTTTACCTCCCTTCAGCCACATGATGCTCCCGAGCCCAGTCAACTCCACGCCTTTCTCCGTGAAAGACATCCTCAACCTAGCGGACACCGGCTTCGACGACTCGGAGTCGGGAGGCCTGCCGTCCCCGGAGGACACCATGCTGGCCACGGCACAACAGAACCACGTCGTCCGCTGTGAGCAACTGCCGATCGGGTCTACCACCCCACACCACAGGGTCTGCGGCACGACCATGCTGACGTCCACGCAGAAACAGTGTATGCAAGCCGGCAACATAGACAGACCATGTGAGTCAGGTAAGAAAGTTCACTTTTAGTAAGAATATACGTGAATTTTAGTTTATTGCGTTGTGTACATGTGCTCAACAGCGTTTCTTTAATCCCCGCTTGTTTCATGTGTTTGTCCCTAATCCAGTACAGCCAAACATCGCTTCACCACTTGGTCCTGAAGTGTTTGGACACCCCCAGCCCCTCCGGGCACTTTAATCTGTCCAGAAACAGTACAAAACATTTGCAAAGAACCGTTACATAGGTCACTTTCTTACCCGAGGCCTAGAAACTAACGCGAAGTGTCCTACTTTAACTTCAAGTTGTTTACAAACACCGCTTGTGATAATGGACCGAAAGTAGGTTGAGTAATAaagaaattataaaaaaagttagaaaacacagaaaaaacatggTGCACTTTGCTCTAATACTAACCTCACTTGATATGGGTTCTTGCCTCACTAAACGCTCGCGTATTTACACACTCTTGACACTGTTTAAATATGATGTTCGCTTATAATGTGTTTAGATAAAAGTTGTGCGTACGACCGTGTAATCCGTGTTTGCTCCGGTGGAGACTTCGTTAGAAactaaaaatgatttttttccacaCAGGTAACATGGGACTTTTAAAGAAGGACGACCGAAAGGACGACTCCGATGACGAGCCCCCGAAGATTCCCCCGCAGGCCCAGCGGCAGAGACAGCGGCGGAAGCCGAGGGTGTTGTTCTCGCAGGCACAGGTGTTCGAGCTCGAGCGGAGGTTCAAGCAGCAGCGCTACCTGTCCGCACCTGAGCGGGAACAGCTGGCGCAGATGCTCAAACTGACTTCGACGCAGGTGAAAATCTGGTTTCAGAACCGCCGGTACAAGTGTAAACGGCAGCGGACGGACAAGACCCTGGAGTTGACGCACCCTCCGCCCCGCCGCGTGGCCGTACCGGTGCTGGTGCGAGACGGCAAGCCCTGCCAGATGACGCCGCCGCCGTACAGCGCGCCGTACAACGTCAGCGTCAATCCGTACGGCTATAACATGAACGTGCACGGGACCTACAGCTCCTACAACTTCAACTCTGGATACAGTACAAACTATACGACTTACAACGCGACCATACCGCCAGTACAGACTGTTACAACCATGCAACCGCCTCCTTACAGTCTTCAACCTGGCGTTCATCAAGGGATCCGGGCATGGTAACTGTCAAACACACAACTTCAAATCCCACCACTGTTGCAACCCATACTACAGAGGGATCCACCTATGGAAACCCCGGACTCCTTACAAAAACTCGCGCCAGGACATTGACTGACAGAGAGTGTTGTTCCGTGTTGCTTCTGAGGAAAGTTGTCGCGGAAAAAGTCGTCTGATTTCGTGAGAGGAAAAATCGTCTGATCCGCTGTGAACCTGCTGAGAGAACTGAACTCGTAAGTGCCAAAAGGGCCATCATGATCATAATATCGTATATAAGGTTTAACCTCAAGTTCAGGTTTACAGGC contains these protein-coding regions:
- the LOC136430491 gene encoding homeobox protein Nkx-2.5-like isoform X2; this encodes MWNSVDTPQVYRSRDTTRDNSDAHAGLAPPRTSHPEQQGRLPPFSHMMLPSPVNSTPFSVKDILNLADTGFDDSESGGLPSPEDTMLATAQQNHVVRCEQLPIGSTTPHHRVCGTTMLTSTQKQCMQAGNIDRPCNMGLLKKDDRKDDSDDEPPKIPPQAQRQRQRRKPRVLFSQAQVFELERRFKQQRYLSAPEREQLAQMLKLTSTQVKIWFQNRRYKCKRQRTDKTLELTHPPPRRVAVPVLVRDGKPCQMTPPPYSAPYNVSVNPYGYNMNVHGTYSSYNFNSGYSTNYTTYNATIPPVQTVTTMQPPPYSLQPGVHQGIRAW
- the LOC136430491 gene encoding homeobox protein Nkx-2.5-like isoform X1, whose translation is MWNSVDTPQVYRSRDTTRDNSDAHAGLAPPRTSHPEQQGRLPPFSHMMLPSPVNSTPFSVKDILNLADTGFDDSESGGLPSPEDTMLATAQQNHVVRCEQLPIGSTTPHHRVCGTTMLTSTQKQCMQAGNIDRPCESGNMGLLKKDDRKDDSDDEPPKIPPQAQRQRQRRKPRVLFSQAQVFELERRFKQQRYLSAPEREQLAQMLKLTSTQVKIWFQNRRYKCKRQRTDKTLELTHPPPRRVAVPVLVRDGKPCQMTPPPYSAPYNVSVNPYGYNMNVHGTYSSYNFNSGYSTNYTTYNATIPPVQTVTTMQPPPYSLQPGVHQGIRAW